The DNA sequence CCAGCGGCTCCCGAGCGGCCACCGAGGGCTTCCGAGGGATCTCGGTGGCCACGGAGCGGGAGGAACCGGCCTCGAAAGCCGCCTTGGGCTACCAAACCACCACCTTGGGCTACCAAGAGACCTCCCTGGGCTACCAAGAGACCTCCCTGGGCTCACATCCCACCTCGGAGACCACCAAGAGGGAGGAACCGGCCTTGAAAATCACCCCGGGCTACCAAGATACCACCTTGGGCTACCAAGAGGTCACCCTGGGCTACCAAACCACCACCTTGGGCCACCAAGACACCACGTTGGGCTACCAAGATAGCACCTTGGGCTACcaaaccaccaccctgggccaCCATCCCACCTTGGTGACCACCAGGAGCCAGGAACCGGCCTCGATGACCCCTGTGGGCCACCAACCCGGCCCTGTGGGCCACCAAACCCCCACCGTGGGCCACCAACCCCGCCCCGTGGGCCACCAACCCCACCCTGTGGGCCACCAACCCCCCTTGGTGGCCACGGAGGAGCCGCCAGTGGCCCCGGGGCCCTCGTGGCTGTGGTGGGGGGTGGCGGTGGCCGCGGTGGCCGCGTTGGTAGCCACGGGGCTAGCGGCGGCCATCTTGGTGCgccggcggcgccgctcggGCTCCACCATCTTGGGGCCCTGGGCGGGGCCGGTTCCCTtcgccgaggaggaggaggacggtGGCCACGTCCAGCCCTTGGTagccaccgtggccaccgggCAAGCGGGAGGCAGGCTGGGCACCTTCCGGGCCTCGGCGGAGGCCGCGGCCGCGGACGAGGTGAAGGGGGCCGCTGCCACGGCCACCAGCGACATCCCATAATATTTAATTCCTCAataaaccatgaaaaaaaagccccaacagGTCTCGAAACGGCCTCAAAATGGCGTCCGGTGAGGTCAAAATGGAGGGAAACCAAGATGGCGGCCGGATTCAAGATGGCCGCCAAGCCAAAAAGGGGTTGGGGCTCTCAAAAGGGGGCCTGGAATCCAAGATGGCTGCCGGATTCAAGATGGCTGCCGGATTCAAGATGGCTGCCAGATTCAAGATGGCTGCCGGATTCAAGATGGCTGCCGAATCCAAGATGGCTGCCAGCTCAGTGTTACAGGGTCGCCATTCCAAGATGGCTGCCAAGCCAAAAAGGGGTTGGGGCTCGAAATGGAGACCTAGAATCCAAGATGGCTGCTGGATCCAAGATGGCTGCCGGGTCCAAGATGGCTGCCGGGTCCAAGATGGCTGCCAGCTCAGTACTAGGGAGTCTCTGTTCCAAGATGGCCGCCGATCCAAGATGGCCGCCGATCCAAGATGGCCGCCGATCCAAGATGGCCGCCAATCCAAGATGGCCGCCCTCAATGCCACCTGATCCAAGATGGCTGCCAAGAGGGGCCAATGGCGGCCATCTTGGATTGGGTAGGGGGTCAATGGCGGCCATCTTGGATAGGGTAGGGGTCAATGGCGGCCATCTTGGATTGGGTAGGGGGTCAATGGCGGCCATCTTGGATTGGGTAGGGGGTCAATGGCGGCCATCTTGGATTGGGTAGGGGGTCAATGGCGGCCATCTTGGATTGGGTAGGGGTCAATGGCGGCCATCTTGGATTGGGTAGGGGTCATTGGCGGCCATCTTGGATTGGGTGTGGTCAATGGCGGCCATCTTGGATTGGGTGTGGTCAATGGTGGCCATCTTGGATTGGGTGGTGTCACTGGTGGCCATCTTGGATTTACTACTCCGTCTCTGGCGGCCATCTTAGCTCGCCTGGCGGCCATGTTGAACAGGCAGCCATATTGGGATGAGTAGCGGCCATCTTTGTCTTTCCGGCAGCCATCTTGGCGGATCTGGTAGCCATTTTGGGGACTGGCCGCCATCTTGGTGGGACCGGCCGCCATCTTGGTGTGACCGCCAGCCCCGGCGGCCATCTTGCCCTCACCATCACACCCGGCGGCCATGTTGCTGGGGGGTCAGGTCCCTTTAATTGGTCGTAAGGAGATGCAAACGAGCcgggaaaggagggaggagatggggggagGTGGAAAACCTGGAGCCGGAGCCCGGGGGACGCGGAGGCGGAGCCGGATCAGGACCTGGGGGAGGAAAACCCGGCCTAGAGCCCATCCTGAACTGGAGTAGGAACCAAAACCCGGCCTGGAGCCCACTTAGAATCAGGATTAGAGTCAAATCCTGGCCTGGATCTCCATTGGGATCAAGGTTAGAGCCAAATCCCGGCCTGGATCCCACTTAGAACCAGGATTAGAGCCAAAACCCGGCCGGATCCCATCCTGAACTGGAGTAGGAGCCAAAACCTGGCCTGGAGCCTACTTAGAATCAGGGTTAGAGCCAAAACCCGTCCCGGATCCCATCCTGAACTGGAGTAGGAGCCAAAACCCGGCCTGGAGCCCATCCTGAACTGGAGTAGGAAACAAAACCCGGCCTGGAGCCCATCCTGAACTGGAGTAGGAAACAAAACCTGGCCCGGATCCCATCCTGAACTGGAGTAGGAGCCAAAACCCGGCCTGGGTCCCACTTAGAATCAGGGTTAGAGCCAAAACCCGGCCCGGATCCCACTTAGAATCAGGGTTAGAGCCAAAACCCGGCCTGGATTCCTCTTAGAATCAGGGTTAGAGCCAAAACCCAGCCTGGATCCCACTTAGAATCAGGGTTAGAGCCCAAACCCGTCCCGGCTCCCCCTTCAAATGAGGAGGAGAGGCCGATCCCGTCGCCCGGCGGCCACTCACGCCGCCTGGAGGCCCCTGAGCCACTGGACGGTGCGTTCCCGGGCCTGGTCCCAGGTGAAGCGCGGCCGGTAGCCGAAGCGGCGCTGGGCCTTGTCGGTGCGGACGCTGAAGGGGGTGGAGGCCACGGCCAGGGTGTAGGGGTTGAGGAGGGGGGCGTAGGGCCAGACGGGGCTGAGCAGGCGGCGCAGGAGGGCGTTGAGGCGGGCGGCCAGCGCCAGGAGGCACCCGGGGAGCCGCCAGCCCCACAGGCGCAGCCCCAGGGCGCCCAGGAAGAACATGTTGAAGTCCTCGTAGGAGGCGTAAGGGGACGAGTCGTAGCAGAAGAAGACGTCGCCGCCCACCAGGGACGGggagcggcgggcggcgcgggccGCCAGGATGTGCATCCAGGCCACGTTGCCTGGagagggggcagggggggagatgtggggctgggaagtGGGGTACAGGGAAGGTTGTGGGGCAGGGAGTAGTGGATGAGGCTGGGAAGGGGGGTATGGGGTGggatatggggctgggagggggctatggggctcagaagggggttatggggtgggatatggggctgggaatggggTACGGGGTGGGttatggggtgctggggtgggatatggggctgggaatggggttgtggggctgggaatggGGTATGGGGtgg is a window from the Phaenicophaeus curvirostris isolate KB17595 unplaced genomic scaffold, BPBGC_Pcur_1.0 scaffold_84, whole genome shotgun sequence genome containing:
- the LOC138734503 gene encoding uncharacterized protein — encoded protein: MGRRPPRALLLVSLWALVATDPPPVATDPPPVATEDPLGSQSPGVTPWGYRITEVATSGSRAATEGFRGISVATEREEPASKAALGYQTTTLGYQETSLGYQETSLGSHPTSETTKREEPALKITPGYQDTTLGYQEVTLGYQTTTLGHQDTTLGYQDSTLGYQTTTLGHHPTLVTTRSQEPASMTPVGHQPGPVGHQTPTVGHQPRPVGHQPHPVGHQPPLVATEEPPVAPGPSWLWWGVAVAAVAALVATGLAAAILVRRRRRSGSTILGPWAGPVPFAEEEEDGGHVQPLVATVATGQAGGRLGTFRASAEAAAADEVKGAAATATSDIP